The following coding sequences are from one Candidatus Hydrogenedentota bacterium window:
- a CDS encoding DUF1559 domain-containing protein: protein MKKTHGFTLIELLVVIAIIGILAAILLPALSRAREAARRSSCQNNLKQMGVVFKMYAGEAGGAYPRCHGDEPWGAALPAGCSEGDAAAEVAPHIGALHPEYLTDLNVLVCPSDPEAYKDNPLAMVTALPGQACAFAGQPSNADASYLYYGYVFDKTGPGAPTINTAMLGVTPGADVNAQVAYLMGSISYQQGVSFLQGPLGDKNPDNDWKLGENLDDATKHMLFAAMASPPGSKLGNADGTVLYRVREGVERFLITDINNASASARAQSDLAVLWDVVSANSGGRAQYNHLPGGANVLYMDGHVQFVRYPEAFPANPAFALVASFF, encoded by the coding sequence ATGAAGAAGACACACGGCTTCACCCTGATTGAGCTGCTGGTGGTCATTGCGATCATCGGCATTCTGGCGGCCATCCTGCTGCCCGCCCTGTCGCGCGCCCGCGAGGCCGCGCGCCGCTCCTCCTGCCAGAACAACCTCAAGCAGATGGGCGTCGTTTTCAAGATGTACGCCGGCGAGGCCGGCGGCGCCTATCCCCGCTGCCACGGCGACGAGCCCTGGGGCGCCGCCCTCCCCGCGGGATGCTCCGAAGGCGACGCCGCCGCCGAGGTCGCCCCCCACATCGGCGCGCTGCACCCCGAGTACCTGACCGACCTCAACGTGCTGGTCTGCCCCTCCGACCCCGAAGCCTACAAGGACAACCCCCTGGCCATGGTCACCGCGCTGCCGGGCCAGGCCTGCGCCTTCGCCGGGCAGCCCTCCAACGCGGACGCCAGCTACCTCTACTACGGCTACGTCTTCGACAAGACCGGGCCCGGCGCCCCCACCATCAACACCGCCATGCTCGGCGTCACCCCCGGCGCCGACGTCAACGCCCAGGTCGCCTATCTCATGGGCTCCATCTCCTACCAGCAGGGCGTCTCCTTCCTACAGGGCCCCCTCGGCGACAAGAACCCCGACAACGACTGGAAACTCGGCGAAAACCTGGATGACGCGACCAAGCACATGCTTTTCGCCGCCATGGCCTCGCCGCCCGGATCCAAATTGGGCAACGCCGACGGGACGGTCCTCTACCGCGTCCGCGAGGGCGTCGAGCGCTTCCTCATCACCGACATCAACAACGCCTCCGCCTCCGCCCGCGCCCAGAGCGACCTCGCCGTCCTGTGGGACGTTGTCTCCGCCAACAGCGGCGGACGCGCCCAGTACAACCACCTCCCCGGCGGCGCCAACGTCCTCTACATGGACGGCCACGTCCAGTTCGTCCGCTACCC